In a genomic window of Sinorhizobium meliloti:
- a CDS encoding EAL domain-containing protein — MEHLRRFDRVVGAVTQAMREGRIGFSLQQVNAVGDTGEVLYSECLGRLVERDGAVRTSEEFTAFLEASGRVASFDRYMLGLAFEWLDCNPSGVLGCDISAGNILDENTWSELYDLLSRNREMASRLVLEITECLPLATLPMAAEFIEGARELGYRIALDSFGTGHSTPESLLSIPVDIVKLDAFFIGRGQGGGKGFLHHLVGLASCVAPTVVVDGIETYGQLEAVKKAGATHVQGFLLSEPTLYPVYCGQPAPLPAAIRRSAGSRQLHS, encoded by the coding sequence GATGCGGGAGGGACGGATAGGCTTCTCGCTGCAACAGGTCAATGCGGTCGGCGATACGGGCGAGGTGCTCTATTCGGAATGCCTAGGCAGGCTCGTAGAACGTGACGGAGCGGTCAGGACGAGCGAGGAATTCACGGCTTTTCTCGAAGCGTCGGGACGCGTTGCGTCATTCGATCGATACATGCTCGGTCTCGCATTCGAGTGGCTCGACTGCAATCCGTCAGGCGTGTTGGGTTGCGATATCTCGGCCGGGAACATTCTCGACGAGAACACTTGGTCGGAACTCTACGATCTGCTTTCGCGAAATCGGGAAATGGCCTCGCGCCTGGTTCTCGAGATAACGGAGTGCCTGCCGCTGGCCACCCTGCCGATGGCGGCGGAGTTCATTGAAGGCGCGCGCGAACTGGGCTACAGAATCGCCCTGGACAGTTTCGGAACGGGTCACTCGACGCCGGAATCGCTGTTGTCCATTCCCGTCGACATCGTGAAACTGGACGCATTCTTCATCGGCCGCGGCCAGGGCGGGGGCAAGGGGTTCCTCCATCATTTGGTGGGGCTCGCTTCCTGCGTTGCGCCGACGGTGGTCGTCGACGGCATCGAGACCTACGGACAGCTCGAAGCCGTCAAAAAGGCCGGCGCAACGCATGTGCAGGGCTTCCTTCTGTCCGAGCCGACGCTGTACCCGGTCTATTGCGGCCAGCCCGCGCCGCTGCCGGCCGCCATACGCAGATCTGCGGGATCGCGGCAGCTGCATTCCTAG
- a CDS encoding L,D-transpeptidase: protein MFSKIQLRRRTLLLGAISATAAVAGCSTSAPQAQRAPVPRLVSRPIGLASDAELEARYAAVEDGGHFIPAVPYREMDPKYFRQRVPDPTGEPAGTVVVDTPGRFLYLIEPGGTAMRYGVGIGREGFAWQGEGIIHWRQPWPRWKPPADMIARRPELEKYSVANGGMAPGIDNPLGARALYIFQNGQDTLYRLHGTPEWKSIGKAVSSGCVRLVNQDVIDLYKRVPYHAPIVVYQKPLAEQLQV, encoded by the coding sequence ATGTTTAGCAAAATTCAATTACGACGACGCACGCTTCTTCTGGGAGCGATTTCCGCAACGGCAGCCGTCGCGGGGTGCTCGACCTCTGCGCCGCAAGCGCAGCGCGCCCCCGTGCCGCGTCTGGTGAGCCGCCCGATCGGGCTGGCGAGCGATGCCGAACTGGAAGCCAGATATGCTGCCGTCGAAGATGGCGGGCACTTCATTCCGGCAGTCCCCTATAGGGAGATGGATCCGAAATATTTTCGCCAGCGGGTGCCGGACCCCACCGGCGAACCGGCGGGGACGGTCGTCGTAGACACGCCCGGGCGGTTCCTCTACCTCATCGAGCCTGGCGGAACGGCGATGCGCTACGGCGTCGGAATTGGGCGCGAGGGCTTCGCCTGGCAGGGCGAAGGGATCATACACTGGCGCCAGCCCTGGCCTCGGTGGAAGCCTCCGGCCGATATGATCGCCCGCCGTCCGGAACTCGAAAAATACTCCGTCGCAAATGGCGGCATGGCCCCCGGCATAGACAATCCCTTGGGTGCCCGCGCGCTCTACATCTTCCAGAACGGGCAGGACACGCTGTACCGTCTGCACGGCACGCCGGAATGGAAATCGATCGGCAAGGCAGTTTCGTCAGGGTGCGTTCGGCTGGTGAACCAGGACGTCATCGATCTTTACAAGCGTGTACCCTATCACGCCCCGATCGTCGTCTATCAAAAGCCTCTCGCCGAGCAGCTTCAGGTCTA